The following proteins are encoded in a genomic region of Streptococcus sp. 29892:
- a CDS encoding magnesium transporter CorA family protein, whose product MKQIFLSTMTDLEEIQTFEPGAWINLVNPSQSESMEVAEHYKIDIADLRAPLDAEESSRITVEDDYTLILVDVPILEERNNKTYYITIPLGIVLTEDAIITTCLEPLPLFDQFIHRRLRNFFTFMKSRFVFQILYRNAQLYLSALRTIDRKSEEIEKQLHEATRNEELIVLMELEKTIVYFKASLKTNERLVKKLASSSRLLRKYEEDEDLLEDTLVETQQAIEMADIYGSILNSMTHAFASIISNNQNTIMKTLALMTIVMSIPTMVFSAYGMNFKDNIIPFNDIPYAFWWIILFAFAISLSLTFYFIRKRWF is encoded by the coding sequence ATGAAACAGATTTTTCTATCAACCATGACTGATTTAGAAGAAATCCAAACCTTTGAACCTGGGGCTTGGATTAATTTGGTTAACCCCTCCCAGAGCGAGTCAATGGAAGTGGCTGAACACTATAAGATTGACATCGCTGACCTACGAGCACCGCTCGATGCGGAAGAATCTTCTCGTATCACCGTCGAAGATGATTACACACTAATCCTGGTTGACGTTCCTATTCTTGAGGAGCGAAATAACAAGACCTACTATATCACCATTCCGCTTGGTATTGTCTTGACCGAGGATGCCATTATTACAACTTGTTTAGAGCCTTTACCACTCTTTGACCAATTTATCCATCGTCGTTTGCGGAATTTCTTCACCTTTATGAAATCTCGCTTCGTTTTCCAAATCCTCTACCGCAATGCCCAACTCTATCTGTCTGCCCTACGGACCATTGACAGAAAGAGCGAGGAGATTGAGAAACAACTCCACGAAGCCACTCGTAACGAAGAATTGATTGTTCTCATGGAATTGGAAAAAACCATCGTCTACTTCAAGGCCTCCCTCAAAACCAACGAACGTTTGGTCAAAAAGCTGGCTTCTTCTTCTCGCCTATTACGAAAATACGAAGAAGACGAAGATTTGTTGGAAGACACCCTGGTCGAAACCCAGCAGGCTATTGAGATGGCAGACATCTATGGTTCCATCCTGAACTCCATGACCCACGCCTTTGCCTCAATCATTTCCAACAACCAGAATACCATCATGAAAACCTTGGCACTCATGACCATTGTCATGTCCATTCCAACCATGGTCTTCTCTGCCTATGGTATGAACTTTAAGGATAACATTATTCCCTTCAACGATATTCCCTATGCATTTTGGTGGATTATCCTCTTCGCCTTTGCCATCAGCTTATCATTAACCTTCTACTTCATTCGTAAGAGATGGTTCTAA